Proteins from a genomic interval of Paenibacillus sp. FSL R5-0623:
- a CDS encoding tRNA-dihydrouridine synthase: MTKENFWRELPRPFFILAPMEDVTDVVFRHVVGEAGRPDVFFTEFANTESYCHPEGHHSVRGRLTFTADEQPIVAHIWGDKPEFFREMSIGMAKEGFKGIDINMGCPVANVAENGKGSGLICRPALAAEIIQAAKAGGLPVSVKTRLGFTEVDEWRDWLTHILQQDIVNLSIHLRTREEMSKVDAHWELIPEIKKLRDEIAPNTLLTINGDIPDRETGLRLVEQYGVDGIMIGRGIFQNPFAFEKEPKEHSSTELLDLLRLHLDLHDQYSELETRSFSPLARFFKIYVRGFRGASELRNSLMNAKTTSKVRELLNEFEINEQVE, translated from the coding sequence ATGACAAAGGAAAACTTTTGGCGTGAATTGCCACGACCATTTTTTATACTGGCACCCATGGAAGATGTGACGGATGTTGTGTTTCGGCATGTCGTAGGTGAAGCGGGCAGACCGGATGTGTTTTTTACGGAGTTTGCGAATACAGAGAGTTATTGTCACCCGGAGGGGCACCATAGTGTGCGAGGGCGTCTGACTTTTACAGCGGACGAACAGCCGATTGTGGCTCATATCTGGGGAGATAAACCGGAATTCTTTCGTGAGATGAGTATCGGTATGGCGAAAGAAGGATTTAAAGGCATCGATATCAATATGGGTTGTCCGGTAGCGAATGTAGCCGAGAATGGAAAAGGAAGCGGATTGATCTGCCGGCCAGCCCTTGCGGCGGAGATTATTCAGGCGGCGAAAGCCGGGGGGCTGCCGGTCAGTGTGAAAACACGTCTTGGATTTACTGAGGTCGATGAATGGCGCGACTGGTTAACTCATATTTTGCAGCAAGACATCGTGAATCTGTCCATTCACTTGCGGACGAGAGAAGAAATGAGCAAAGTAGACGCTCACTGGGAACTGATTCCGGAGATTAAAAAACTTCGTGATGAGATAGCTCCTAATACATTGCTGACGATTAATGGGGATATTCCTGACCGTGAAACAGGCCTGAGACTCGTGGAGCAATATGGTGTGGATGGTATTATGATTGGACGCGGTATCTTCCAGAATCCGTTTGCTTTTGAGAAGGAGCCGAAGGAACACAGCAGCACGGAATTGCTTGATCTGCTACGGCTGCATTTGGATCTCCATGATCAATATTCCGAGCTTGAAACGCGTTCGTTCAGCCCGCTGGCCCGGTTTTTCAAAATCTATGTTCGTGGCTTCCGCGGTGCTAGTGAGCTGAGAAACAGCTTGATGAACGCCAAAACCACTTCTAAAGTACGCGAATTGCTCAATGAGTTTGAAATTAATGAACAGGTGGAGTAG
- a CDS encoding TetR/AcrR family transcriptional regulator, whose protein sequence is MKKQPEITDKTRQTFINVFCDLYSRKPIEKISIQEIANQSGYNRSTFYQYFTDIYALLDCVEERVLKSINEEMAGREFSTHTFQDALQCLENAEDISVLKALLGDYGSVHFVERLKREIPFERLIVDFPTDDVLAPYIIEFYISTLISMFRLWIRNDKDLSSEELVKLIDSLFAKGITPYHIFGAVNLKRSDLNKK, encoded by the coding sequence ATGAAAAAGCAACCTGAAATTACGGACAAAACAAGGCAGACATTTATAAATGTATTCTGTGATTTATATAGTCGAAAACCCATCGAAAAAATATCCATACAAGAGATCGCTAACCAATCAGGATATAATCGGAGTACATTTTATCAATACTTTACAGATATCTATGCGTTGTTGGACTGCGTTGAAGAGCGTGTTTTGAAATCCATTAACGAGGAGATGGCAGGCAGAGAGTTTTCTACACATACGTTCCAGGATGCACTTCAATGCTTGGAAAATGCAGAGGACATTTCAGTTCTGAAAGCCCTCTTGGGCGACTATGGTTCTGTTCATTTTGTGGAACGCTTGAAAAGAGAAATTCCCTTTGAGAGATTGATTGTGGATTTTCCAACAGATGATGTCTTGGCACCATATATCATTGAGTTTTACATATCAACATTAATATCTATGTTTCGTCTTTGGATACGCAACGACAAAGACCTATCGTCAGAAGAATTGGTCAAGCTGATCGATAGCCTATTTGCAAAGGGGATAACACCGTATCATATCTTTGGCGCGGTCAATTTGAAGCGCTCTGATCTGAATAAAAAGTAA
- a CDS encoding 2-dehydropantoate 2-reductase N-terminal domain-containing protein translates to MRILFFGRGVISTQYAWAFEKAGHTVEFYVRKGRKETLGSHIALEMWDARSGKQLIQESWNIKLHEEISPNYDLIIASVNTKQLPEAAQLLSTTAGNTPILIFNNIWQDLKSSILPLSMNNVVFGFPGAGGGIEDNKLRGGFLKTIFLEKPRVGTEQINNKVKELFESAHFKINWTKDMQSWLWNHFAMNAAMETEVLKRGSFPAVLNHSDSFANVGKSMREMTPILKARGAKMDAITLLLTKIPTVLLGTLFNKVIFAKGSLPRLFIEYNNSKAGFAVLEVVREAKKLGIPLPRLTVALENTEQHKAIKN, encoded by the coding sequence ATGAGAATTTTATTCTTTGGTAGAGGTGTCATATCGACCCAGTATGCTTGGGCTTTTGAAAAGGCAGGGCATACCGTTGAGTTTTACGTTAGAAAAGGGAGAAAAGAAACCCTCGGAAGTCATATAGCGCTTGAAATGTGGGACGCACGAAGCGGGAAACAGTTAATCCAAGAAAGCTGGAACATCAAACTGCATGAGGAGATAAGCCCAAATTACGATCTCATTATTGCAAGTGTCAACACGAAGCAACTTCCCGAAGCAGCACAATTACTATCGACTACCGCGGGTAACACCCCTATCCTAATATTCAATAATATTTGGCAGGATTTAAAATCATCGATCTTGCCCTTGTCTATGAACAATGTTGTCTTTGGGTTCCCAGGAGCAGGAGGCGGCATTGAGGACAATAAGCTTAGGGGCGGCTTTTTAAAAACGATATTTCTGGAAAAACCACGGGTAGGCACGGAACAGATAAACAACAAGGTCAAAGAACTATTTGAAAGCGCCCATTTTAAAATCAATTGGACAAAAGATATGCAAAGCTGGCTATGGAATCATTTTGCCATGAATGCGGCGATGGAGACCGAGGTGTTAAAACGAGGAAGTTTCCCAGCCGTCTTGAATCATAGTGACTCATTCGCAAATGTCGGTAAGAGTATGCGGGAAATGACCCCTATACTTAAAGCAAGAGGCGCAAAGATGGACGCGATCACTCTACTGTTGACCAAGATTCCAACAGTACTTCTCGGCACGCTGTTTAACAAGGTTATTTTTGCAAAGGGCAGCTTACCACGACTTTTCATTGAATACAACAATAGTAAAGCCGGTTTTGCGGTACTTGAAGTTGTGAGAGAAGCAAAAAAGTTAGGCATACCTTTACCACGTCTTACTGTGGCATTAGAAAACACTGAACAACACAAAGCTATTAAAAACTGA
- a CDS encoding DUF2536 family protein — protein sequence MEISLDIIKDKVECLQAYDFHELARVIEERIEINKALMLRVKQVQHQVTFDPIRTKMLYSAVVHFAVD from the coding sequence ATGGAAATCTCACTGGATATAATTAAAGATAAAGTCGAATGCTTGCAGGCTTATGACTTTCATGAACTGGCGCGAGTGATTGAAGAACGAATTGAAATCAATAAAGCGCTGATGCTGCGTGTGAAGCAAGTCCAACATCAAGTAACATTTGATCCTATTCGCACCAAAATGTTATATAGTGCAGTCGTGCATTTTGCCGTAGATTGA
- a CDS encoding AarF/UbiB family protein, with amino-acid sequence MFFFITMLVCFVVFMLLTSFFNRKHKVLISLVSSLVVSTLLQALEQFYLSGILVASFLVYFIIGNISTLKSNQLRLILAVLFSTSIVTLVLSFTYFNQTTAPPDAEILRVMFMYYPLLVVFIACYIYMLLSLFNFKMLQAANPFLYIWNKVRAFRRMMRLFWIISRKGLTHLIQQDHAKLPFAIAEVLDNMGGVFVKFAQVLSTKKDMLPANYIQAFSSLHDQVKPLSQDELKTIIDTRIGNMDETYESFGMEPIAAASIGQVHLAKLKLTGEKVVVKILRPDVKQKMTVDLDILIQFVTWLSERSIKIKRLGLIQLAEGFKQNLLEETDFDIEALNTNLLRKAFQEHDIQIRVPKIYAEFSTKQVLTMEYIEGTSFTKAVTNDVSVRVMHAFLDQILMIGIFHADPHPGNLMLTSDGEVALIDFGSVGYLTDEEREGMLSFLMGYSTKDTKEMAHGLTRVCKEGDLLDQKLIEQRLNRLLAEVSFSPDPTSVMMKRMMTLITDMGMSLKPTIAGAFRAIITLDGTLSSVDDTYSLSAASQSYASHMDKGQMVKERISKVKDQITDYIPRLLELPILKENKITIAREQHHSLNDVIGTLTVGIFTVICMVVMLASFVVQSEVMRFLLGPLSISGFGVGMTILCVSVIKHLKPKV; translated from the coding sequence ATGTTCTTTTTTATTACAATGCTTGTGTGCTTTGTTGTATTCATGTTGCTGACTTCGTTCTTCAACAGAAAACATAAAGTTCTAATCTCGTTAGTCAGTTCGCTGGTAGTGAGTACGCTGCTTCAGGCTCTGGAGCAATTTTACCTAAGCGGTATTTTAGTGGCGTCGTTTTTGGTTTATTTTATAATCGGAAATATCAGCACTTTAAAAAGCAATCAGCTTAGGCTAATCTTGGCGGTATTATTCAGTACGTCCATAGTAACACTGGTGCTCTCGTTTACATACTTCAATCAAACCACAGCTCCACCAGATGCCGAGATTCTTAGAGTTATGTTTATGTACTACCCTTTATTAGTTGTGTTTATTGCGTGTTATATCTACATGCTCCTAAGCCTGTTCAATTTTAAAATGTTGCAAGCCGCCAATCCGTTCCTCTATATCTGGAATAAGGTTCGTGCTTTCAGACGGATGATGCGTTTGTTCTGGATTATTTCACGTAAAGGTTTGACTCATTTGATTCAGCAGGATCATGCCAAGCTACCCTTTGCGATTGCTGAGGTTCTGGATAACATGGGCGGCGTGTTTGTTAAGTTTGCTCAAGTGTTATCGACCAAAAAGGACATGCTGCCTGCGAACTATATTCAAGCGTTCTCCAGTCTGCATGATCAGGTTAAACCGCTGAGCCAAGATGAACTGAAAACAATCATTGACACTAGAATCGGAAATATGGATGAAACCTATGAATCCTTTGGGATGGAGCCGATTGCTGCGGCTTCGATCGGACAGGTTCATCTGGCAAAGCTAAAGTTAACGGGCGAGAAGGTTGTTGTTAAAATTCTAAGACCTGACGTGAAGCAGAAGATGACAGTGGATTTGGATATTTTGATCCAGTTTGTCACATGGCTGTCCGAACGCTCTATCAAAATCAAGAGACTTGGGTTAATCCAGTTAGCCGAAGGATTCAAACAGAATTTGCTTGAAGAAACCGATTTTGATATCGAGGCCTTAAATACGAATCTGTTGCGAAAAGCCTTCCAGGAACATGATATTCAGATCCGTGTTCCTAAAATCTACGCCGAGTTCTCAACGAAACAGGTGCTCACCATGGAATATATCGAAGGAACCAGCTTCACAAAAGCGGTGACAAACGACGTGTCAGTGAGGGTGATGCACGCATTTTTGGATCAAATTCTGATGATTGGTATCTTTCATGCGGACCCCCATCCTGGCAACCTCATGCTTACTTCTGATGGAGAAGTTGCTTTGATCGACTTTGGTTCAGTGGGATATCTAACGGATGAGGAACGAGAAGGCATGTTAAGCTTCCTGATGGGTTACAGCACTAAAGATACGAAAGAGATGGCGCATGGCTTAACGCGAGTCTGTAAGGAAGGAGATTTACTGGATCAAAAACTGATTGAACAACGCCTTAACCGTTTGTTAGCAGAAGTATCTTTCTCACCAGACCCGACAAGTGTCATGATGAAACGTATGATGACCCTGATCACGGATATGGGGATGTCCTTAAAACCGACCATTGCTGGTGCATTCAGAGCTATCATTACGCTGGATGGTACGTTGTCATCTGTAGATGATACCTACTCTTTATCTGCAGCAAGCCAGTCCTACGCCAGCCATATGGATAAAGGGCAGATGGTTAAAGAGCGCATAAGCAAGGTCAAGGACCAGATTACGGACTACATTCCTAGATTATTGGAGCTGCCTATTCTGAAGGAAAATAAAATTACGATTGCTCGTGAGCAACATCATTCATTGAATGATGTTATAGGCACGTTAACTGTGGGGATTTTCACGGTAATCTGTATGGTTGTTATGCTCGCAAGTTTTGTAGTTCAGAGCGAAGTCATGCGATTTCTACTTGGTCCATTATCCATATCAGGCTTTGGTGTAGGGATGACCATTTTGTGCGTATCTGTAATTAAACATTTGAAGCCTAAGGTGTAG
- the rlmD gene encoding 23S rRNA (uracil(1939)-C(5))-methyltransferase RlmD: MSNTNRSGRGKNRRNSAASQGQGNASASRQPSQSSRPSTRQQGKEVRPQGASLSAVRPKGRARESAPIEGLPVSKNEETVIDIIGMNHDGEGVGRANGYTLFVQGALPGETVRVRVMKTKKQYGYAKLLEIVKASPDRVSAPCPIYDQCGGCQIQHMSYAGQLAWKRQLVVDNLQRIGKLNVMVEDAEDTEQGIRVLPTMGMDEPWRYRNKAQVPIGVTEGGLVGGFYAKGSHRIIDMESCLIQHEHNDEVVAKVKEIGSHFGISAYNEETGRGLLRHVVVKKAFRTGEMMLVLVTNGRDIPHKDEWIGSIREAIPHVASICQNVNKKQTNVIFGDETRVLWGRDVIYDYIGDVQFAISARSFYQVNPVQTEVLYGKTVEYAGLSGKETVIDAYCGIGTISLFLAQHADQVYGVEIVPEAIEDARSNALLNEMKNVKFEVGASEDVIPRWKEQGIEADVIVVDPPRKGCDPRLLETILEMKPERVVYVSCNPSTLARDLRVLEDGGYRTVEVTPVDMFPHTVHVESVAMLVRV; this comes from the coding sequence GGAACGCTTCAGCGTCCCGTCAGCCAAGTCAATCATCTCGTCCATCTACACGTCAGCAGGGAAAAGAGGTGCGGCCACAAGGCGCATCTCTTTCTGCCGTTCGTCCAAAGGGGAGAGCGCGTGAATCCGCACCAATCGAAGGTCTGCCCGTTAGCAAAAATGAAGAGACCGTCATCGACATCATTGGCATGAATCATGACGGTGAGGGTGTAGGTCGCGCGAATGGATACACGCTCTTTGTACAGGGTGCGCTTCCAGGTGAAACCGTGCGTGTGCGCGTGATGAAAACCAAGAAGCAGTATGGCTACGCCAAACTGCTGGAGATCGTGAAAGCAAGCCCGGATCGAGTGTCCGCGCCTTGCCCGATCTACGATCAGTGCGGCGGCTGCCAGATTCAGCATATGAGTTATGCCGGACAGCTTGCGTGGAAACGCCAGTTGGTAGTCGATAATTTGCAGCGGATTGGCAAGTTGAACGTGATGGTGGAGGATGCAGAAGATACGGAGCAAGGCATTCGCGTACTGCCTACGATGGGTATGGACGAGCCGTGGCGCTATCGGAATAAAGCACAGGTGCCAATTGGCGTTACCGAGGGTGGTCTGGTAGGTGGTTTTTACGCCAAAGGAAGTCACCGGATCATCGATATGGAGAGCTGTCTCATTCAGCATGAGCACAATGACGAAGTGGTTGCGAAGGTGAAGGAGATCGGCAGTCACTTTGGAATTAGCGCATATAACGAAGAGACAGGTCGCGGTCTGCTGCGCCATGTGGTCGTAAAAAAAGCATTCCGCACGGGCGAGATGATGCTTGTTCTGGTCACCAATGGACGAGACATTCCGCACAAGGACGAATGGATTGGCAGTATCCGTGAAGCGATTCCACATGTGGCGAGCATATGCCAGAATGTGAACAAGAAGCAGACCAACGTTATCTTTGGCGATGAGACCCGCGTCCTGTGGGGCCGTGATGTGATCTATGATTATATCGGTGATGTTCAGTTTGCGATCTCGGCTCGTTCGTTCTATCAGGTGAATCCGGTGCAGACGGAAGTACTGTATGGCAAAACTGTAGAGTACGCAGGACTGAGCGGCAAAGAAACCGTAATTGATGCCTATTGCGGCATCGGTACGATCTCTCTTTTCCTCGCGCAACATGCGGATCAGGTGTATGGTGTTGAGATCGTGCCCGAAGCAATTGAGGATGCTCGCAGCAATGCGCTCTTGAACGAGATGAAAAACGTGAAATTCGAAGTTGGCGCATCCGAGGACGTTATTCCGCGCTGGAAAGAACAAGGTATCGAAGCAGACGTAATTGTTGTCGATCCACCGCGTAAGGGCTGCGATCCACGTTTGCTGGAGACGATCCTGGAGATGAAGCCAGAGCGCGTGGTGTATGTGAGCTGTAATCCGAGTACGCTGGCACGTGATCTTCGTGTGCTGGAGGATGGCGGATATCGAACGGTTGAGGTAACGCCAGTGGATATGTTCCCGCATACAGTACATGTGGAGAGTGTAGCGATGTTGGTTAGGGTGTAG
- a CDS encoding cobalamin-independent methionine synthase II family protein gives MTDKFQIVGSLLRPDELLKYKTQIEHNDDIQYPFYENYEGYEKCETEAIKQVVAKEIEHNLSVVTDGEFSKSMWHLDFVWGFGGVKRYIADHGYFFRDVDGTSKYETRKDIGLRIIDKLSGKNHHFIQLFQQLQDTAGEQQTKLCVPSPSHIFGELSWSDNIGGTDAVYQNIQELKEGLVIAYKEFVEEFAAVGGKILQFDDCLWELFADDNPNSPFTGENINQDEVKGLATEFIDINNTVIDYGHSLGLKMWTHNCRGNYDSRNMGGGSYAKIANLFLKQLKYDRFFLEWDDDRAGSIEALEVFKDRPETEIVLGLLSSKTSTLDDEARVVRLLDEASKIIDKDRLLLSHQCGFASCDGGNELSEAQQWAKIDQGQKIAKQYWGSTV, from the coding sequence ATGACTGATAAGTTCCAGATCGTAGGAAGTTTATTGCGGCCGGATGAGCTGCTGAAATATAAAACGCAAATTGAACATAATGATGATATCCAATATCCGTTCTATGAAAACTACGAAGGATATGAGAAGTGCGAGACGGAAGCTATCAAACAAGTTGTCGCTAAGGAAATCGAACATAACTTGTCCGTTGTTACCGATGGCGAATTTTCCAAATCGATGTGGCATCTGGACTTTGTATGGGGATTTGGCGGAGTGAAGCGTTACATCGCGGATCACGGCTATTTTTTCAGAGATGTGGACGGAACTTCGAAATATGAAACACGCAAAGATATTGGACTGCGCATTATTGATAAATTGAGCGGAAAGAACCATCATTTCATTCAACTGTTCCAACAACTGCAAGACACGGCTGGCGAGCAACAAACGAAACTTTGTGTACCGTCTCCTTCCCATATTTTCGGTGAGCTTTCCTGGTCGGATAACATTGGTGGAACGGATGCTGTATATCAAAACATACAGGAACTCAAAGAGGGTCTTGTGATCGCGTATAAGGAATTCGTGGAGGAATTCGCTGCAGTGGGCGGAAAAATTCTGCAATTCGATGATTGCTTGTGGGAACTGTTTGCAGACGACAACCCGAACTCTCCGTTTACAGGGGAAAATATTAATCAAGATGAAGTAAAGGGTCTCGCTACCGAATTCATTGATATTAATAATACCGTGATTGACTACGGTCATAGCCTGGGCTTGAAAATGTGGACACATAACTGCCGCGGCAATTATGATTCCCGCAACATGGGTGGTGGATCGTATGCCAAAATTGCGAATCTGTTCCTGAAGCAATTGAAGTATGATCGTTTCTTCCTGGAGTGGGATGATGATCGTGCGGGTTCAATTGAAGCGTTGGAAGTGTTCAAAGACAGACCTGAAACGGAAATTGTACTGGGTCTGTTGTCATCCAAAACGAGTACACTCGATGATGAAGCACGTGTTGTCCGGTTGCTGGACGAAGCATCCAAAATCATCGATAAGGATCGGCTGTTGCTGTCTCACCAATGCGGCTTTGCATCTTGTGATGGCGGTAACGAATTAAGCGAAGCTCAGCAATGGGCGAAGATTGATCAAGGGCAGAAGATTGCAAAGCAATATTGGGGCAGCACCGTCTAG
- a CDS encoding leucine-rich repeat domain-containing protein, whose protein sequence is MKQNHVYYVDQTINHYHGTVPEATPKLSVSVSIPLRLLLVLLLVISGAIGTYFYYSNSSTYSKTEANLPVRKMPESEVLLSFLRDIFDKGSALPTEEELARLRYLTVEHSENDQWTFTYSLSDPFSDEQAEKITYVTQDKKLNGQEINQRDFEAFTGLTALDLTNTYEIAQTDQTTLAHMSGLKSYGGAFNESFSTFSGYFGDKTKITELSTQLRSNQELAMLLEFPNLSSLSITYVDESVTDFFLLNKLPLKSLSLTFVDELGWLSSMTGLSSLSIHYSETTDLQPLYALTQLQELQLSFLTNVKSIDFVQNMPALQTLDLENVNFSSLEPLADKASITTLRLASLSQLSSVKVINSLPSLRELTLSGYYEKAEALTLPNVGRVEIPSSFLTGLKAPATTSLTLRGGSGELNLVALGKFPKLEQLSLWEIDEITRLGALDGLPSLETLNIYDSSLYKESDALFRLKQVKSLMCSECRLNFEQKTAAENSVLEHLTLEQPYFSINNNSVNEVDQMMPYFANMSALRSFTLQDNNLASLEFMSNWQAIEELHLENNAISNIESLSQLPNLQKVYLSGNSVQNKSVLGTDVHVY, encoded by the coding sequence TTGAAGCAAAATCATGTCTATTACGTAGACCAGACCATTAATCATTACCACGGGACAGTTCCTGAGGCGACGCCGAAGCTGTCCGTCTCCGTCTCCATCCCCCTAAGGCTGTTATTGGTCCTGCTGCTTGTCATATCAGGCGCCATCGGTACATATTTTTATTATAGCAACAGCTCCACCTATTCAAAAACAGAAGCCAATCTGCCTGTACGAAAGATGCCCGAAAGCGAGGTTCTTCTTTCCTTTTTGCGAGATATCTTCGATAAAGGATCTGCCCTGCCGACAGAGGAGGAATTGGCTCGTCTTCGCTATTTAACTGTAGAGCATTCGGAGAATGATCAGTGGACGTTTACATATAGCCTCTCCGATCCCTTCAGCGATGAACAGGCCGAGAAAATCACTTATGTTACTCAGGACAAGAAACTGAATGGCCAGGAGATCAATCAGCGAGATTTTGAAGCCTTTACGGGACTGACGGCATTGGACCTGACGAACACCTATGAAATCGCCCAGACGGATCAAACCACTTTGGCCCATATGTCCGGATTAAAAAGTTATGGAGGCGCTTTTAACGAATCCTTCAGTACATTTTCGGGCTACTTTGGAGACAAGACTAAAATTACGGAGCTTTCCACTCAGCTTCGCAGCAATCAGGAATTGGCCATGCTGCTGGAGTTTCCTAATCTGAGCTCGTTATCCATTACCTATGTGGATGAATCCGTAACGGATTTCTTTCTGTTGAACAAGCTGCCGCTCAAGTCCCTGTCGCTCACCTTTGTCGATGAACTGGGATGGTTGTCCTCCATGACCGGGCTTTCATCCTTATCCATACATTACAGTGAAACCACAGACCTGCAGCCGCTGTACGCCTTGACCCAGCTTCAGGAGCTTCAGCTATCCTTTTTAACGAATGTAAAGTCCATCGACTTTGTACAAAATATGCCTGCTCTACAAACACTTGATCTCGAAAACGTAAACTTCTCAAGCCTGGAGCCCTTGGCCGACAAGGCCTCCATTACTACACTACGTCTGGCTTCTCTAAGTCAGCTTAGTTCGGTAAAGGTCATAAACAGTCTGCCCTCTCTGCGGGAATTAACGTTGTCCGGTTACTACGAGAAAGCAGAAGCGCTGACATTGCCTAATGTGGGGCGAGTGGAAATTCCAAGCTCCTTTCTCACTGGGCTAAAGGCCCCGGCTACAACCAGTCTGACGCTCCGTGGCGGAAGCGGGGAATTGAACTTGGTTGCGCTGGGGAAATTCCCAAAACTGGAGCAACTCTCCCTCTGGGAGATCGATGAAATTACACGTCTTGGCGCCCTGGACGGTTTGCCCAGCCTAGAGACTCTAAACATTTACGACTCGTCACTATATAAGGAGAGCGATGCTTTATTTCGTTTAAAGCAGGTCAAATCTCTGATGTGCTCCGAGTGTAGGTTGAACTTTGAACAAAAAACGGCTGCGGAAAACAGCGTGCTTGAACATTTGACCTTAGAGCAGCCATATTTCAGCATAAATAACAACTCTGTCAATGAAGTTGACCAAATGATGCCTTACTTTGCCAACATGTCGGCTCTACGTTCCTTTACTCTGCAAGATAACAATCTGGCTTCTCTCGAATTTATGAGTAACTGGCAGGCCATAGAAGAGCTTCATCTCGAGAACAATGCCATTTCCAATATCGAGAGCCTAAGCCAGCTTCCTAATCTGCAAAAGGTATATCTATCCGGTAATTCCGTACAAAACAAATCCGTGCTTGGTACGGATGTGCATGTGTATTAA
- a CDS encoding ankyrin repeat domain-containing protein has protein sequence MATKKATLPAHMEKLVKDNDIATVKEIFEQCEWDARGGYSKGTTLSFRQISDELVRWLVEQGADINARDKYQRTPLHAHAAHWSGNVPQFLELGADLDAVDYQNETPLHAAVSGYRTKVVQELVNQGATINVENKQGNTPLAKGLANCRNSDIVSLAEIAAILLDAGASVTPDMKESVKRIGKDFEFVREKFNKDKVDEVSDALNKLYPLFDVEPVANRIMHDGTTPIQVKATTWTKQHQELWEYLIPAQGYAQTVQGEVIRITGRVSHEVLDNGGGNWDAEYRKMLDALVRHLGSGTPLAPALLQEAADLVSRLHNGYDFDAPARLSELAVLWVLANPQPIAIEKPEYTR, from the coding sequence ATGGCTACGAAGAAAGCAACCTTACCTGCTCATATGGAAAAACTCGTTAAAGATAATGATATCGCTACCGTAAAAGAAATTTTTGAGCAATGCGAATGGGATGCCCGCGGGGGCTACAGCAAAGGTACGACCCTCAGCTTTCGTCAAATATCGGATGAATTGGTTCGTTGGCTGGTAGAGCAAGGGGCAGATATCAACGCACGGGACAAATATCAACGCACGCCATTACACGCCCACGCTGCACACTGGTCAGGAAATGTACCCCAGTTCCTTGAATTAGGTGCGGATCTGGACGCTGTGGATTACCAAAATGAAACACCGTTACATGCAGCAGTCAGTGGGTATAGAACCAAAGTGGTTCAAGAGTTGGTAAACCAAGGCGCTACTATTAACGTAGAAAATAAACAGGGAAATACGCCATTAGCTAAGGGGTTAGCCAATTGCAGGAATAGCGATATAGTCAGTCTGGCAGAGATTGCCGCAATTCTGCTGGATGCCGGAGCATCGGTCACCCCGGATATGAAAGAATCGGTGAAGCGGATCGGTAAGGATTTTGAATTCGTCCGTGAGAAGTTTAATAAGGACAAGGTCGATGAAGTTTCAGACGCGCTGAACAAACTGTACCCGTTATTTGATGTTGAGCCGGTAGCGAATCGGATCATGCACGATGGGACTACCCCCATTCAGGTAAAGGCAACCACTTGGACCAAACAGCACCAAGAGCTGTGGGAATATCTCATTCCGGCCCAAGGCTACGCTCAAACGGTGCAGGGAGAGGTCATTCGCATCACAGGACGTGTGTCCCATGAAGTATTGGATAATGGCGGTGGAAACTGGGATGCGGAGTATCGCAAGATGCTGGATGCACTGGTTCGTCACCTGGGCTCTGGTACGCCACTCGCTCCCGCACTTCTCCAAGAGGCAGCAGACTTGGTCAGCAGACTTCACAATGGATACGATTTTGATGCGCCTGCCAGATTATCCGAGTTGGCTGTGTTATGGGTGCTTGCCAATCCTCAGCCAATCGCTATAGAGAAGCCAGAGTATACGCGTTAA